In Bacteroides cellulosilyticus, the genomic stretch TAAGGATTTTCAGAATAGAATATTTGGTGTTGTAATGGATAATACAGATGTAGCTGGTTTTGAAACATGCTTTCAAAAAATATTGTCTCTTTTGGATGGACGAAATGTTGATATTTTAATTAATAATGCAGGCATACGGGGAGGGCACATTGCTACTGTTACTGAGGCTGACTATGATATGATACTTGATACAAACTTGAAAGCAGTATTCTTTCTTTCACGACTTGTCGGAAAATATATGAAAGAAAATAAAATTACTGGTAATATTTTGAATATAATTTCTTCATCGGGTCTTCGCCCTGCGGCCTCTGCCTATACGTTGTCTAAATGGGGTGTGAGAGGATTAACTCTTGGATTGGCAAAATCTCTTATTCCTTATGATATAGTAGTAAATGGATTGGCTCCGGGGCCTACGGCAACTCCAATGCTCATGAAAGATGGTAGTGAAGAAATCGGACACACAAGTAATCCTTTAGGAAGATATGCAATGCCGGAGGAAATAGCAAATATGGCCGTTGTACTGACTAGTGGCATGGGAAGAACTGTAGTTGGTGACATTGTTTATATGACAGGAGGAGCTGGAATAATAACGTTTGATGATATGGATTATAAATTTTAATTTGCAATATAAATATGGGTAACTTTTATACGGATGAACGCAATGTTCAAATAGTATTATTTTTATTGAAAGCTAATGGTATTAAAAAGGTAGTTGCCTCTCCCGGTGCAACCAATATTACAGTTGTTGCTAGTATGCAGAATGATTCTTTTTTTGAGATGTATTCTGCGGCTGATGAACGTTCAGCAGCTTATATTGCTTGTGGACTGGCGGCAGAATCTGGGGAACCGGTTGTTTTATCATGTACTGGTGCTACTGCCTCTCGAAATTATATGCCTGGATTGACGGAGGCATTCTACAGAAAATTGCCTTTAATAGCAATAACTTCCTCTAAAAGTTCATCCATGATAGCTCAATTGGTAGCACAGGTAACGGATAGAACATCTCCCCCTAGTGATGTTGTAAAGCGTAGTGTCTTGGCTGGTATTGTAAAAGACGAAGATGATGAATGGGATTGTATGATTAAGATAAATCAAGCTTTGAGCACTCTGAAGCAGAATGGAGGAGGCCCTATTCATATAAATTTGGAAACGACTCATAGTGATGACTTTTCTGTCAAGGAGCTTCCGAAGGCTCGCATTATTAAATGCATTACAGTATATGATCAATTTCCTGAGATACCTAGTGGCAGAATAGGACTGTTTATAGGTTCTCACAATCGCTGGACGGATGAGGAAAGCGAGCGGCTTGATAGATTCTGTGCTTCCAATAATGCTGTGGCTTTATGTGATCATACGAGTAATTATAAGGGTAAATATAGAGTACTTTTTTCTTTACCACTATCTCAAGATAATTATATCCCTAAATTATCTCAGTTTGATTTGCTTATTCATATAGGTGAAATTTCTGGCGAATATTCTGGCTTAAATTGCTTATATGTGAAAGAGGTTTGGCGCGTGAACGAAGATGGAGAAATTCGTGATACTTTTCATCAATTAACCCATGTCTTTGATATGTCGGAATCTAGCTTTTTTGAACATTATATAAAGTGGGATACGCCTATGTCAGATAGTTTTCTGACAAGTTATAAGGAAGAATATGGGCGGATGCTAAATAAAATGCCTGAAATACCTTTTTCGAATATTTGGGTAGCCAAGCAGCTGGCTCCTCGATTGCCTGAGAATTCAGTGTTACATTTGGGAATTTTGAATACATTACGATCATGGAATTTTTTTGAAATACCAGATTCTGTACTTTCATACTCCAATGTCGGTGGCTTTGGCATTGATGGTTGCCTTTCTACTTTGGTAGGTGCATCTTTGGTCCATAAAGATAAACTCTATTTTGGATTATTTGGTGATTTGGCTTTTTTCTATGACATGAATGTAGTAGGTAACCGTCATGTGGGGGCTAATTTACGAATACTTCTTATCAATAATGGAAAGGGAGTTGAATTTAGAAATTACAATCATCAAGCTGCGCAGTTTGAGGAAGCGGCAGATGCATTTATTGCTGCAGCTGGTCATTATGGTAATCAGTCTCCAGAGCTTATAAAACATTATGCTCAAGATTTAGGATATGAATACTTGTGTGCATCAACAAAGGAGGAATTTGAACAAGTTGTTTCTCGTTACTTAACTTCGGAAATTACTGATAAACCTATCTTGTTTGAGGTCTTTACGAATACAGAAGAGGAAAAAAAAGCTTTGAAAATAGTCAGGAGCATTGAAAGTGATGGCTCTATGGTCATAAAGAAAGCGTTAAAAAATGCGGTTAAGCAAACATTGGGAGAGAAAGCCATTGAGCAGGTGAGAAAAACTTTTAAAAATTGACAATAATTTGAAGTTTTACTGATATTTTTTTTGATGATGGAGAAAAGAATTTATAACCTTGATAATGTTAAAGTTATTTTGATGTTGTTGGTGATTATAGGACATACATTATTGAATTCTTATGGTGATGATAGTATAGAATATATTCGTTTTATTTGTAGATGTTTCACTATGCCTCTTTTTACTTTTATATCAGGTTATTTGACGAAAAAAGAACAAGCGTTTTGGAAGAATGTAAAATATCTACTGTATCCGTGTCTTTTGTTTACTGTGGTGAATGATATACTTCAGATACTGGTTACTCCAAATTATGTATTTTCTTGGAAACAACCAGGTTTTGCAATGTGGTATTTATTGGCATTGTTTATATATCGTGTACTTTTACCTTATTTATTGAGAATTAAGTATGTGCTATTACTTAGCTTCTTACTGTCTTGGCTGGTTGGCTTTATTCCATTTATTGGTAATGACTACTCTCTTTCTAGAATATTCTGTTTTTTGCCATATTTTCTTTTAGGGTATTTTGTCGCCCATGAAAATAGATTTAGTATTATTAAAGATGCAATATTTACAAAGTTAAATTGGAGAGGGTATTTGGTATTTATAGTACTTTTTCTGTTTTGGGCCTTTGTTATAGAAAGATATCCTGGTGTTACTTATGCTACAGGATTTACAAATGGATTTGGTTTGAGTATAAAAGGTTTATTTGTGCGTATTGCTTTACAGGTAACGATTGTGATAACAGGTTTCTGTGTAATGAAAATATGCCCTAATAAGGAGACTTTTTATACAAAATATGGGAGTAATACTATGAATGTTTATCTTCTGCATGCACTTGTCGTTCTTCCTTTCATTTATTTAGTATTTCCCTCATTTGGAGAAGCAACATGGTTTGAAAAAATTGCACTAATAATAGTTCCTACAATTTGTTGTTTGCCTTTATTCAGCAATATAATCAATCAGTTGATGAAAATTATCTTATGTCAAGGTAAAGTTCATAGAGAGAAGATAGCGGATTTATGAAAAGTGATATAAAGGTAAGATAAAAATAAACAAAGAGGATGTAAGATTTAAGTTTTAATAAAAAAAGATTAGGGTTATATGAAAATAGTGTTGTCTGGAATAGAAACAAACAATAAAGGAGCTGAATTAATGCTATATGCTATTCTGCAAGAGATAGAACGTAAGTATCCTGACGCATGGGTATATGTACCTATATATGCGATCGGACAGGGATTAAGTTATATTCATACAAATCTGAAGCTACGGAACAAACCTTTTGCGAAAATAAAGAAAGCTGCGAGGAAACTTCATATTCCGGGAATTTTGCGAAGACTTCATTTGCCTTATTATTTTATTGATGATTCCAGTGCGGTTAATGATGCTGACTATTTTATTGATGCAAGTGGTTTTGCCTTTTCTGATCAGTGGAAACCGACAGATTATATTGTGAAAGTTTGGGAGAAGCAACTTATGGGATACCACAAACAAGGAACTAAAATTATCTTTTTACCTCAAGCTTTTGGTCCGGCCAATTTACCTAACACAAAAAAGGAATTAGCTCTTTTAAATCAGTATGCTGATATAATTATGCCTCGTGAGGAAGTGTCTTTGGGATATTTACAACAATGTAATGTGA encodes the following:
- a CDS encoding thiamine pyrophosphate-binding protein, producing MGNFYTDERNVQIVLFLLKANGIKKVVASPGATNITVVASMQNDSFFEMYSAADERSAAYIACGLAAESGEPVVLSCTGATASRNYMPGLTEAFYRKLPLIAITSSKSSSMIAQLVAQVTDRTSPPSDVVKRSVLAGIVKDEDDEWDCMIKINQALSTLKQNGGGPIHINLETTHSDDFSVKELPKARIIKCITVYDQFPEIPSGRIGLFIGSHNRWTDEESERLDRFCASNNAVALCDHTSNYKGKYRVLFSLPLSQDNYIPKLSQFDLLIHIGEISGEYSGLNCLYVKEVWRVNEDGEIRDTFHQLTHVFDMSESSFFEHYIKWDTPMSDSFLTSYKEEYGRMLNKMPEIPFSNIWVAKQLAPRLPENSVLHLGILNTLRSWNFFEIPDSVLSYSNVGGFGIDGCLSTLVGASLVHKDKLYFGLFGDLAFFYDMNVVGNRHVGANLRILLINNGKGVEFRNYNHQAAQFEEAADAFIAAAGHYGNQSPELIKHYAQDLGYEYLCASTKEEFEQVVSRYLTSEITDKPILFEVFTNTEEEKKALKIVRSIESDGSMVIKKALKNAVKQTLGEKAIEQVRKTFKN
- a CDS encoding acyltransferase family protein — translated: MMEKRIYNLDNVKVILMLLVIIGHTLLNSYGDDSIEYIRFICRCFTMPLFTFISGYLTKKEQAFWKNVKYLLYPCLLFTVVNDILQILVTPNYVFSWKQPGFAMWYLLALFIYRVLLPYLLRIKYVLLLSFLLSWLVGFIPFIGNDYSLSRIFCFLPYFLLGYFVAHENRFSIIKDAIFTKLNWRGYLVFIVLFLFWAFVIERYPGVTYATGFTNGFGLSIKGLFVRIALQVTIVITGFCVMKICPNKETFYTKYGSNTMNVYLLHALVVLPFIYLVFPSFGEATWFEKIALIIVPTICCLPLFSNIINQLMKIILCQGKVHREKIADL
- a CDS encoding SDR family NAD(P)-dependent oxidoreductase, translated to MSVKECLKRAVIYIVKGVPVKKVTTSIVQIAPNELLKGRVALLTGGTSGIGFAIANAFLKSGASVVITGRNENRIQDSCNKLLQNKDFQNRIFGVVMDNTDVAGFETCFQKILSLLDGRNVDILINNAGIRGGHIATVTEADYDMILDTNLKAVFFLSRLVGKYMKENKITGNILNIISSSGLRPAASAYTLSKWGVRGLTLGLAKSLIPYDIVVNGLAPGPTATPMLMKDGSEEIGHTSNPLGRYAMPEEIANMAVVLTSGMGRTVVGDIVYMTGGAGIITFDDMDYKF